From Nitrospirota bacterium, the proteins below share one genomic window:
- the ispG gene encoding flavodoxin-dependent (E)-4-hydroxy-3-methylbut-2-enyl-diphosphate synthase yields the protein MATAHRNRTRKLQVGNVPVGGGSPISVQSMSKTDTRDAAATARQIRRLAKAGCEIIRVAVPDMEAAQALGKIRKAIPIPLIADIHFDWRLALEAISQGVDGLRINPGNIGARWKVVQVVSACKDKGIPIRIGVNAGSLEKDLLRKYGHPTPEALVESAAEHINILESLDFREIKVSLKASNVPTTVDAYRLFAKKFKYPLHIGISEAGPSFTGIIKSSVGLGILLSDGIGDTMRVSLSADPVQEVRVAYEILKSLGLRQKGANIISCPTCGRCQIDIRGLAAKVENELKDTDKQVTVAVMGCVVNGPGEAREADIGIAGGKGTGILFRKGKVVKTVKEKEMLKELMNEIRKGK from the coding sequence ATGGCAACGGCCCATCGTAACAGGACAAGAAAACTTCAGGTCGGGAATGTCCCGGTAGGCGGAGGCAGCCCTATATCCGTACAGTCCATGTCAAAGACAGATACCAGAGATGCGGCGGCAACAGCGCGCCAGATACGGAGGCTTGCAAAGGCAGGGTGTGAGATCATCAGGGTGGCAGTCCCGGACATGGAAGCTGCTCAGGCATTGGGAAAGATCAGAAAGGCAATACCCATACCCCTGATCGCGGATATTCACTTTGACTGGAGGCTTGCGCTTGAGGCGATCAGTCAGGGGGTTGACGGTCTGCGGATCAACCCTGGAAACATAGGTGCACGCTGGAAAGTGGTTCAGGTTGTATCCGCCTGCAAGGATAAGGGCATACCCATACGCATTGGAGTGAATGCCGGCTCTCTTGAAAAGGACCTGCTCAGGAAATACGGGCACCCCACCCCTGAGGCACTCGTGGAAAGCGCAGCAGAACATATCAATATTCTGGAAAGCCTGGACTTCAGGGAGATAAAGGTATCGCTTAAGGCCTCTAATGTCCCGACCACGGTTGACGCTTATCGTCTTTTTGCAAAGAAGTTCAAATACCCGCTCCATATAGGCATATCAGAGGCTGGCCCTTCCTTTACCGGAATTATCAAGAGCTCTGTTGGTCTCGGTATTCTCCTTTCGGACGGCATTGGTGATACCATGAGGGTCTCTCTGTCAGCCGATCCTGTGCAGGAGGTGCGCGTTGCCTACGAGATACTCAAGTCTCTTGGGCTCAGGCAGAAGGGTGCGAATATCATCTCCTGTCCAACCTGCGGCAGATGCCAGATCGACATAAGAGGGCTGGCTGCAAAGGTCGAGAATGAACTCAAGGATACGGATAAGCAGGTGACCGTTGCTGTTATGGGCTGCGTGGTGAACGGCCCGGGAGAGGCCCGCGAGGCTGATATCGGTATAGCCGGAGGAAAAGGCACGGGTATTCTTTTCCGGAAGGGCAAGGTCGTAAAGACGGTCAAGGAAAAAGAAATGCTTAAGGAACTTATGAACGAGATCAGAAAAGGTAAGTGA
- a CDS encoding pantoate--beta-alanine ligase translates to MEIIRIPRIMQDTSRGHLLRSRTIGFVPTMGALHDGHLSLVRMSREENNVTAVSIYVNPTQFGPSEDLTKYPRPIEADIERLREEAVDILFLPDDTLMYPAGSSTEIEVKGLSERMCGYFRPGHFKGVATVVAKLFAIVRPTRAYFGQKDFQQTVIIRRMAKDLNLDVDVVVCPTIREEDGLALSSRNAYLNTEQRNAAIVLYRCLSYGAEAIRSGIRSGVQLRQAMKSQLAKEAQITSVDYVSVYHPDSLEEMEDLQGEVLLAGAVRMGPTRLIDNMLVAVQ, encoded by the coding sequence ATGGAAATAATCAGAATTCCGAGGATCATGCAGGATACATCGCGAGGCCACCTGCTCCGCAGCAGGACCATCGGTTTTGTGCCTACCATGGGAGCACTTCATGATGGACATTTGAGCCTTGTCAGGATGTCCAGAGAGGAAAATAACGTAACCGCGGTGAGTATCTATGTGAACCCGACCCAGTTTGGACCCTCTGAGGACCTTACCAAATATCCGAGACCGATTGAGGCTGATATCGAGAGGCTCAGGGAGGAAGCTGTCGATATTCTCTTTCTCCCTGACGATACGCTTATGTACCCGGCCGGATCTTCGACAGAGATCGAGGTGAAGGGTCTTTCTGAAAGGATGTGCGGATATTTCAGACCAGGCCATTTCAAAGGGGTAGCGACTGTCGTCGCAAAGCTCTTCGCTATTGTCAGGCCGACACGGGCCTATTTCGGTCAGAAGGACTTTCAGCAGACCGTGATAATCAGGAGAATGGCAAAGGACCTGAATCTTGATGTTGATGTTGTTGTCTGCCCTACCATCAGGGAAGAGGACGGCCTTGCCTTAAGCTCACGGAACGCCTATCTGAATACGGAACAGAGAAATGCAGCAATAGTGCTGTACCGCTGCCTCAGTTATGGAGCTGAGGCCATACGATCAGGCATACGATCAGGAGTTCAGTTGCGGCAAGCCATGAAATCTCAGCTTGCGAAAGAGGCGCAGATCACCAGTGTTGATTATGTCTCGGTCTATCATCCTGATTCGCTTGAGGAGATGGAAGATCTTCAGGGAGAGGTGCTGCTTGCCGGTGCAGTGAGGATGGGGCCGACGCGGCTTATTGACAATATGCTTGTTGCTGTTCAGTAA
- a CDS encoding response regulator produces the protein MKQPDSNAILFANDNPSFLMYVGILVKRLGYKVYLALDGMEAVRVAKERKPTIIVLDYTLPKIDGVSCLNLIRNDAYLRDIPIIMLSPEENSLSKPAIDRIDIQACLKKPLNVTDFYLAIQKCLRHSIKRRHIRAPLSITISMTCKGKQRDLQASNLSVEGIFLKTADPYPVGTEMDIVLSVDDEDPIELHCMVVSAKKISAEIQPESGMGIKFMDIPEDVRYRLHYVVIKELTRDISVGDTGETWLDEALNSDY, from the coding sequence ATGAAGCAGCCTGATTCGAATGCCATACTCTTTGCAAATGACAATCCATCGTTCCTCATGTATGTCGGCATTCTTGTCAAGCGACTTGGATACAAGGTCTATCTGGCCCTTGACGGTATGGAGGCTGTTCGGGTTGCAAAGGAGCGGAAGCCGACCATCATAGTCCTTGACTATACCCTGCCCAAGATCGACGGCGTTTCGTGCCTCAACCTCATCCGTAATGACGCATATCTGCGCGACATCCCCATTATCATGCTCAGCCCGGAGGAGAACAGCCTTTCGAAGCCGGCCATTGACAGGATAGACATCCAGGCCTGTCTGAAAAAACCGCTGAATGTGACCGACTTTTATCTTGCCATACAGAAATGCCTTCGTCATTCCATAAAACGAAGACATATCAGGGCACCGCTCAGCATTACCATAAGCATGACCTGCAAGGGAAAACAGCGGGATCTTCAGGCATCGAATCTTTCTGTTGAAGGTATATTTCTGAAGACCGCTGATCCCTATCCCGTAGGCACTGAGATGGATATCGTGCTTTCGGTTGATGACGAAGATCCGATCGAACTGCACTGCATGGTCGTATCTGCCAAAAAGATATCTGCTGAGATCCAGCCTGAATCAGGCATGGGCATAAAATTCATGGATATTCCGGAAGATGTCCGTTACCGCCTCCACTATGTTGTTATAAAGGAATTAACCAGAGACATCAGCGTCGGTGATACCGGCGAGACGTGGCTTGACGAAGCGCTGAACAGTGATTACTGA
- a CDS encoding DUF4445 domain-containing protein, with translation MEIKILDGRTLAANPDKSVYQTLRDNGVYLVASCGGKGVCGKCRVKVLEGGYRTESATKLKKKEIGDKVVLACTTFPEGDLHIEIPEDSRLVIGDKIAVSKSKGFLDFLKSEEPTLTPPVRKIMLTLMPPSIEDNISDVERVKRALTEHGIKGMRFSHGFVQSMAKALRQHNWTVHLTYTEYFEAISIVSPERVKHYGLAVDIGTTTVVVYLVDCIDGTVLDTGVTYNSQMRHGDDVITRIVHATEGGALQELRNAVVNDINGLLNAMMERNHISRDDIDCAVISGNTTMVQLFWGLDPSSIREEPYIPTVNAYPAWRAGTAKLLINHQAPVYTVPCVGSYVGGDITAGLLASKMHRNPEVALFMDIGTNGEIVVGNNEWLITAATSAGPCFEGSGIRHGMRATDGAIESVKISPGTFDVELGVIGNVQPTGICGSGMIDAISEFFFAGIIDQKGKFALDLNTDRIRSEEEGPEFVLHRGETKDIVLTEVDIENILRAKAAIYAGMSVLLKEVGLSLDTVERIYIAGGFGNYLNVEKAIMIGMLPDMPKEKFSFIGNTSIAGAYLCLLSEKMRREAEEIAMKMTYIELSVSHGFMDEYMSALFLPHTNIDLFPTVKTRYNKKI, from the coding sequence ATGGAAATAAAAATACTCGACGGCAGGACCCTTGCCGCAAATCCCGACAAAAGCGTATACCAGACACTGCGGGATAACGGCGTCTATCTCGTAGCATCCTGCGGAGGAAAAGGCGTCTGCGGCAAATGCCGGGTAAAGGTCCTCGAGGGCGGATACCGGACTGAATCTGCGACAAAACTGAAGAAAAAAGAGATCGGGGACAAGGTGGTCCTGGCATGCACGACCTTCCCTGAGGGAGACCTGCATATCGAGATCCCCGAAGACTCCAGGCTGGTCATCGGCGATAAGATCGCGGTCTCAAAATCAAAGGGCTTTCTCGATTTCCTCAAGTCAGAAGAACCAACGCTGACGCCCCCTGTCAGAAAGATCATGCTTACGCTTATGCCGCCTTCCATTGAAGACAATATCAGCGACGTAGAGCGGGTAAAGAGGGCCCTGACCGAACATGGTATCAAGGGGATGCGTTTTTCCCATGGCTTTGTGCAGTCCATGGCAAAGGCCCTGCGGCAGCATAACTGGACCGTACATCTTACGTACACCGAATATTTCGAGGCAATATCGATCGTCTCGCCTGAACGGGTGAAACACTATGGCCTCGCTGTTGATATCGGGACCACTACCGTTGTCGTCTATCTCGTTGACTGTATTGACGGCACGGTTCTGGATACAGGCGTTACATACAATTCGCAGATGCGTCATGGTGATGACGTCATCACAAGAATTGTACATGCAACAGAGGGCGGGGCTCTTCAGGAACTGAGAAATGCTGTCGTGAACGATATCAACGGCCTGCTTAACGCCATGATGGAGCGCAATCATATAAGCCGCGATGATATTGACTGTGCCGTGATCTCCGGCAATACCACCATGGTACAGCTTTTCTGGGGACTGGACCCATCCTCGATACGCGAGGAGCCTTACATCCCAACCGTAAACGCATATCCGGCATGGCGTGCAGGCACGGCAAAGCTTCTGATCAACCACCAGGCACCGGTCTATACCGTGCCCTGCGTCGGCAGCTATGTGGGCGGCGACATCACGGCAGGTCTTCTTGCATCAAAGATGCACAGAAATCCTGAAGTAGCGCTCTTTATGGATATCGGCACGAACGGTGAGATCGTTGTGGGCAATAACGAATGGCTCATTACCGCCGCCACCTCGGCCGGCCCCTGCTTTGAGGGGAGCGGCATCAGGCATGGCATGAGGGCAACTGACGGAGCCATAGAATCGGTAAAAATTAGCCCCGGGACCTTCGACGTTGAGCTTGGCGTGATCGGCAATGTGCAGCCCACGGGCATATGCGGCTCAGGCATGATCGATGCGATATCAGAATTCTTTTTTGCCGGCATCATCGACCAGAAGGGCAAGTTCGCACTGGATCTGAATACCGACAGGATCAGAAGTGAGGAAGAAGGCCCCGAGTTTGTTCTGCATCGCGGCGAAACAAAAGACATCGTGCTTACGGAAGTGGATATTGAGAATATCCTGCGTGCAAAGGCAGCGATCTATGCCGGCATGTCTGTTCTGCTTAAAGAAGTGGGGCTCTCCCTTGATACGGTTGAGCGTATCTATATTGCGGGTGGATTCGGCAACTACCTCAATGTTGAGAAGGCGATCATGATCGGCATGCTCCCTGACATGCCAAAGGAAAAGTTCTCCTTTATCGGCAATACCTCAATTGCAGGGGCGTATCTCTGCCTGCTGTCCGAAAAGATGCGGCGCGAGGCAGAAGAGATCGCAATGAAAATGACCTATATCGAACTTTCGGTCTCGCACGGCTTCATGGATGAGTATATGTCGGCACTTTTTCTCCCTCATACCAACATTGACCTTTTCCCAACCGTCAAGACAAGGTATAATAAAAAAATCTGA